The Spirochaetae bacterium HGW-Spirochaetae-1 sequence GGGGAAATCCAGAGCCAGGTAATATGATGTATCGTCGGGAACAAAATCGGGCTGCGTCGGGAGTCTCACGCCATAGCTCACATATTGTTCATCATCAAAAAGATAAATGGGCTTGGTGATGGCAAGATAAGGGCCGTACATCATCCTGTTTAAAGAATTATGAGGATTGTCACGCTTTCCCTGCTGACCTATAAAAAATGAATCATACCCGATGGCTATTGATATGGGCCACGATTCCCAGCCGTCGGTGAATTTTATCCGCGCGATAACACCGGGGATATTGGGCTGAGGCTTATCCTTTCCCAGAGCATTCTGCAGGTCAAGGGAAACACCCAGGTACAGGTTTTCATGGAGTCCGATGAGCCCCTTAATTTCCATGCCGCCATTGTCGTAACCGAGCAGCGAAAAGAGGTAGGTCCCCTTACCTATTGTAAAAGCTGTGGGCGTATCCACATTGGAGATGTTCCTGGTCTGTCCAAGTGCAGACGAGATTAACACGAGGTTTATTATAATAGTTGATACCGACAGTATTATTTTCTTCATAAACAATTCTTTCACTCTTCCGATGATATTTATTACTCTCTTAGATCCTGTTATTATTATCGGTAATGCCACCTGTTTTTTGATACAATCCTGGCGGGTTAAGGCGAAAAACCCCGCATTATGTCTCATTATAGAGCATTGCAATCAACATATGAATATTAGCTCTATAATGAATGATCAGATACTGTTCTGAATTTCAACAAGCTTCAGTATACCGTTCCCTGCCAGAGCCACCATTTCATTCATCTGCCCAATGGAAAAAGTCTTCTTTTCTCCCGTTCCCTGTATCTCTATAATATCAAAGCTGCCATTCATAACGATATTCATATCCACATCGGCCCTGGAATCTTCGTAAAAATCCAGGTCGAGCAGCATTTCCCCTTCAACCATCCCCACCGATATGGCTGCAACATTTTCAATTATGGGACTTTGTTCAATCATGCCTTCTTTAATCATCCGCGAAACGGCCTGTTCCAATGCTATATATCCGCCCGTTATAGCGGCAGTCCTGGTCCCCCCATCGGCTTTCAGAACATCGCAGTCAATGGCTATGGAATAATTCTGCATCATCGCCAGATCAACGGCACAGCGCAGAGATCTGCCGATGAGTCTTTGTATCTCAACGGACCGGCCATCGCGCTTGAGCAATTCCCGTTTTGTTCGGGGACTGGTCGAATAAGGAAGAAGCGAATATTCGGCTGTGAGCCAGCCGTTTCCTTTATTTTTCGCATGATCAGGGACATCGGTACTGACGCTGGCAGCACAGATTATCTTTGTTTCACCCATTTCAAAAAGTACTGACCCGAAGGAACTACCGGCGAAATCGGGAGTGACCCTGATGCTTCTCATCTCACTGCTGTTTCTGGATTTCCTCTTCAAGCTTTTGGTTCTCCTGCATTAAATTCTGTATTTCCCTGAGGTCTTCAATTTTACGGTCAATATTTTTATAATAGGGATCATAATCCCTGGTCAACTTGAATTCGTTTATGGCGGCTTCAAGATCGTTGGATACAAAGTATTTTATTCCCATTTTATAATGACTCTGAGCCTCAATCCGGTCCTCATATGTTACGATTTTTGGAATAAGCTTGAATGACATGGTAATGGAATAGGTAGGACCAAAAATCCCTGAATCGGCATAGGATGTATCGATATTAAAGGCTACATTCTGTATTACATAATTAAATCCGATTCCCATGGTCAACCGGTTTCCTTCATTGACCTGGTACCCCGCTCTCAGGGCAATGACATCGAGGTATGAAACCTCCGCTCCGATGTTAACCCTGAAACTTTCATCAAAACCATAGGAAAAATCATAGAGGTCTGATGCGCTGATAATATCCTCTGTGAAATCCATGTTAATCCCAAACCAGTTAGTCAGTTTATACGCGAGACCCATGCGGAGCATGCGCGGCAAAGGATTATCTTTTGCCCCGGATCCCAGATTCAATATCGATAATCCCAGGTGCAGGTTTCGGATCGGTGCATCAAAGGGAGAATACATATACATACCCTTGGTTACCCCCAGATCAAATGCCACGGAATTGATAAAAAGTGTATCTATTTTCTGATATACATATTTCATCGATGCTCCCACGTACATAAACTCCAGGTCATAACCATATCCGACGGTGAATGCACCGTTCATAAAAACAACATCACCGGTTTTATTGCCATTGATATCGATTTTATCGAAGGGAGGAACCCAGAAGATGGTATTGGAAACGCCGAGAAAACCCTTGTAAATAGGATAGCAGAAGTTAATATTTTCAAGCCGGGAATCCATGATCAATTCCTGGTGCATAACCGATAGCATGGGATGGGACATGGAACCAAGACCTGCCGGATTGTAATAGATAACACTGAGATCATTGGTCTCGGCAGTAAAAGCCTCGCCCATGGACAATGCGCGGCTGCCGATACCCAGTTCCAGGAAATCGGCTCCCGATGTACCTGCCGTTCCAGCAGCCTGAAGTATCTCCCAGGCAAATAATTGCATGAGAAAACATAAAATTATAATATGTATTTTTGAGTATTTCAATTAAACTTTACCGGTTATGTGGAGCAATACTATATTTTATTCCCTATTTAGCAAGCAATTTCGATGATACTGCTGTATTTATAATATACCTTTCTTTCTGCAGATTAAGGCAATAAGCAGTCATTAAATAGCCCTGATGGGCTTTTAAATGACTGCTTATCCCAAATACTATGCGAATAATGCATATAAAATATGATGAAATTCCGAGGAATCCTTATAATCGATTCCTTCAATCGATATGGAGTTGTCAGTAATAGAAATGAATTCTTCCAAAGCCTGTCTTATCTTGCTATCCGTACTTTTTTTACAGAACAGACCAAAACCTTCGGGATTTAAACGAACAGGAAAAACAGTATCCTGAAATTTCTGTTTCATTGCCCCAAAAATATATTCCAGTATGAAGATCGTATCGATGCGACTGTTCTGGAGTTTTACAATATATATTCTATCGAACCCGCTGTTCCTCACCCTCTGACAGAAATATTCCATCTTATCAAAAAGCACCTTCATGGTATCGCTGGATTTAAAGGAAAAATCGTTGATTTCATTTTCTTCCAGGATACTCAGTGGAAATGTAAGTTTTTCCATTATTGCGCTGTAATAATAGGACTCATCAAGAGGTTTATCCCTGTCACACAAGATAATCAGAATCGGGTATGGCAGATATGAAGACAGTTGGTCCGGAGTCTCGTTACTGAATTCGTTATTGAGCTGCTCAGTAATATACAATAGATTGATACAGTATATCTTATCGAAGGTTTTTCTTTCCGAGACACTCTCGAGAAGACGCTTGAATGTCGATTCATCACTGAGATCATTAATTTCCACGAAGCAGCCCTGCCGATGATCCATTATCATCTGAAAAACTGCATCATGAAGGCCGATGACTGTTGTATGCGTCGATAGTTCTTCAACGGTGCTGGAAAAAACAGTATATCCTTTCTGTTTCAAATCATAGGAAAAGAGGGAAAATCCCGAAGGGGCAATATCCTCCATGATCTTCACTACTAGTATCTTTATTGCTTCATTAATTTTATCAGTTAAAACTTTGCCCTGGAAGGGGTCAAACCGTATATCGGCCCCATCCAGTGAGGATAAATTTTTTGTACGATAAAACAGCCGGTGAAACCTGAGGAGAAGTTCATTGGCTGATATTTTATCGATATCGTCACCACTCTCTTCCATGTGCTGATTTTTATCGTCAGCCTCCCTCCCCGTTACCACATCAACGAGACGCCTCAATTCATCATTGAAGGTCCTTTCTCTCAGTATATTAACCGCCTGTTCATTTTCAGGCATATCCTTTTCCCCGTGAACATCAGAAAAATTTTCCTGTTCCAAAGAATCACTCCCTTTCATGACAGGGCCAGCATTCTGTCAAGCGCCTTCCTGGCCTTTTCCCGTATGTCTGCATTAACGGTTACAACTGTTTCCTCATTTAGCAGAGAACTGTACAATTTTTCAAGCGTAATTTTCTTCATATTGGGACAAACAAAATTGGACGAGGCTGGAATGTACCGGATGTTGGGAGCCGCGGATTTCAGCTTATGAATCATATCCATCTCCGTTCCCACGATCACGGCTGCGGCATCCGTTTCCCTCACAAAGGAAACCATCTGTCCCGTCGAAAGCACGTGGTCCGCGGCATCGATCACCTCGGGTCTGCATTCGGGATGCACAATGGTAACGGCATCGGGATATTCCTTCTGCTTTGACTCCAATTCTTCCAGTGTGAACTTCTCATGTGTCGGGCAGAACCCTTTCCAGAGAATTATCTTTTTATCGGTAAATCTCTGGACGTAACTTCCAAGGTTTTTATCAGGAATGAAAATGATCTTTTCTGTATTCAGTTTCTGTACTATCTGCACGGCATTGGACGAGGTGCATATTACATCGGACAGGGCCTTTGTTTCGGCCGTTGAATTGATATAGGTGACAACCAGCGCATCGGGATGTTCATTCTTCAGTTCCATAAGATCCCGGGGATTAACCATGTCCGCCATGGGACAGCCGGCCGATGGTTCCGGCAGGAGTACTTTTTTATGTGGAGAAAGTATTGAAGCCGATTCCGCCATGAAATGTACCCCGCAGAAAACTATAATATCGGCATCATTTTTCGCCGCAACGCGTGAAAGCTCCAGGCTGTCGCCCGTAACATCGGCAATATCCTGAATTTCTCCGGGCTGATAATTGTGAGCCACGATGAGAGCATTTTTACTTTTTGCCAGTTGTTTGATTTCCTTTGTTAAATCCATGGCATCTCCTATCACCCACTAAGTAACCGGTAAGAACCTGTATTTTCATTGTAATGCTATAGGGAAAAATAAAACTTCAAAAAAGATTTAAGTAAAATTATATTATTACCGCTACTATTACCATACGGTTATGTAAAGTGATTTTCCCAGTTGTGCAAGGCAAATTTTTTTAATATGATGCAAGATTTCATAAAAAAAATGTATTGACACTTATTGACCATGTTTGCTATTAACCATATGTCTTTTTGAAGGACAAATTTTTAAAAAACAATATTCCCCTGTAGCTCAGTCGGTAGAGCAAATGGCTGTTAACCATTGGGTCGTAGGTTCGAATCCTACCGGGGGAGCATAAAGGTCTGCTCCTTACCTTCGTTGAAACAGGAGCCTTGGAAAAGGGCTTTTCCGGTGAACCGGGAGAGCCCTTTTCTTTTAATAGCCTATTTTGTTATTAAGCGGTAATTGGAGATATCATTCAAATTCGAGGGAGAAGACGCTGTTGTCGACGACTATATTGATTATCATTGAATTTAGAAGGATAAACATCATGAACGTGACCAAAACAAAACCTGTACATCCGTGCGTCGTGCTTCTTGACGACGTGATAAAACCCCTTAACCTGAAAATCACCAGGGCATCGGAGTGCATGGAAATATCCAGGACAACTTTGTCAGAGCTGGTACATGGTCATTGCACACTGACGCCTGAAATGGCTGTCCGGATAGGTGAAGCCACTGGCACCACGCCGGAAAGCTGGCTGAAAATGTAGAACAGGTTATTCCTAACTTATATATTCCTGCGTTACCAGTTGACTTCCTGATTCTTCCATAATTTGAAAAGGGTGACAAAAGAAAAAATCAACATGCCAATGCCACCGATAATATTTATTACAAGAATTGTTCCTGTTAAGTAGAAAAATCCCAGCACCATAAAATAAAGGGTAACAAGGTTTCTTTTCAGGGCAACGGTTACAATTTCAACAAGAAGACCTTTTTTCTTAAGCTCTTTACTGATAGCCTGGAGGCTCCCTGAATCGGTAGTTTTTGAAAGGGTCAGGAAAAGGAATAACACATTTAATATATATATGATAATAGATACTATTCCCAGAATCATGCTGGCCTGTGTCTGGTTTATCTCATAATTCTTATATGCAATGGCAATCACAAAAAACAGTGTACAGAAATTGTCTCCCACCGTATCGAGCCATTCACCTGACTTTGAGTAAGCATATTTTACTCGTGCCAGTTCTCCGTCAACACAGTCAAATACAATAGCCATTGGCTGCAAGATAAGTCCTAAGTAATAGATATACCACTTATCACTGACTAACATTATGCTACCCACGAGCCCGACAAGGACAAAAAACGCCGTAACCATATTGGGAGTAATAAAGGTTGTTCTGCATACATATTTTGTAAAGAAGAGTGACAGATAACGGTAGTAATGACTGCTGAAGGCTTCGCCCGGCTTTCTGCAGCTGTTTAAAATAGCTTTCTCGGCTATTTTATACGATGACGGGTCTGTCAATTCCTGGTAGACCGTATTCGGGGCAGTTGGTTTACCCGTCAGTTTCACAATATATTCCTTGTTGATTATCGAAGATACATTAATACTGAGGATTCCTTTTTTAAAGTTGTTTTCTTTGTAGGGTTTTTCTTTTGATATTTTTATACCTAAATTCAGGTCAGAAAGTTTTTGAACACTTTCCGGTATAATGATAGTGTCATTTTCATGAATTATTTCAATTTTTTTAGATCCTGCATAATAGCATGAGAGTATTGCCCTCTCTAATACAGTAAGTCCGCAGATTTTCTGATTAAAGTCAACACCTGTGTTGCAGTTTAATTTTGCTGTTGTCATAATGTTTTTTCCAGTTTAATTATAATAGAGGTTAAAGTCAGCAGTTTATAAAATTTTTGAAAGGCTGGCTTTAAATAATAAAATAATTCACAAGTGCTACAAAAATTTGCAAAATATTTTTCAATCATTCATTTAAATATAATTTTTCTGCCAAAGTCAATTTCCTGTGATCATTTTAATATAATTATAAAAAATTATTTACACCCCGATACAATATAAATAACATGTTAATTGTTATTTCAAATGACTACTAAATGACTTTTAGTACTAATTTATGTCAATATTAATTTGACTGAACAGAAGCACCTGCGGTACTGATAATTCCGCAAGTGCACACAACATATTCTGTTGGATGAATTGTTTGAGTTTTTAACCACATGAGGAGTAATTGCCATGGTGAAAATAGGATATACAACTGGTGTTTTTGACCTTTTTCATATCGGTCATCTTAATGTCCTGCGCAATGCAAAGCTTGAGTGCGACTTTTTAATTGTAGGCGTTACCACTGATGAATTATCAGAAAATGAAAAAGGTAAAAAGCCCATAATTCCATTCACTGAAAGAATGACAATTGTTGAAAGCATCAAATATGTTGATATGGTAGTGCCCCAGACCAGCTATGATAAATTTGAAGCCTGGAATAATCTGAAGTTCAATATTATGTTTGTAGGTGATGACTGGAAAGGGACGCCAAAATGGGACAAACTTGAAAAAGATTTTAACGAGAAAGGAGTCATCATTCATTATTTTCCCTATACACAGCATACA is a genomic window containing:
- a CDS encoding glycerol-3-phosphate cytidylyltransferase encodes the protein MVKIGYTTGVFDLFHIGHLNVLRNAKLECDFLIVGVTTDELSENEKGKKPIIPFTERMTIVESIKYVDMVVPQTSYDKFEAWNNLKFNIMFVGDDWKGTPKWDKLEKDFNEKGVIIHYFPYTQHTSSTKLRSVLDKIYGAEKA
- a CDS encoding ribonuclease PH translates to MKRKSRNSSEMRSIRVTPDFAGSSFGSVLFEMGETKIICAASVSTDVPDHAKNKGNGWLTAEYSLLPYSTSPRTKRELLKRDGRSVEIQRLIGRSLRCAVDLAMMQNYSIAIDCDVLKADGGTRTAAITGGYIALEQAVSRMIKEGMIEQSPIIENVAAISVGMVEGEMLLDLDFYEDSRADVDMNIVMNGSFDIIEIQGTGEKKTFSIGQMNEMVALAGNGILKLVEIQNSI
- the higA gene encoding addiction module antidote protein, HigA family — protein: MNVTKTKPVHPCVVLLDDVIKPLNLKITRASECMEISRTTLSELVHGHCTLTPEMAVRIGEATGTTPESWLKM
- a CDS encoding quinolinate synthase, which translates into the protein MDLTKEIKQLAKSKNALIVAHNYQPGEIQDIADVTGDSLELSRVAAKNDADIIVFCGVHFMAESASILSPHKKVLLPEPSAGCPMADMVNPRDLMELKNEHPDALVVTYINSTAETKALSDVICTSSNAVQIVQKLNTEKIIFIPDKNLGSYVQRFTDKKIILWKGFCPTHEKFTLEELESKQKEYPDAVTIVHPECRPEVIDAADHVLSTGQMVSFVRETDAAAVIVGTEMDMIHKLKSAAPNIRYIPASSNFVCPNMKKITLEKLYSSLLNEETVVTVNADIREKARKALDRMLALS